A genomic segment from Desulfuromonas thiophila encodes:
- a CDS encoding UbiX family flavin prenyltransferase: protein MALTGASGACYGIELVRQLLAADCRVSLLASRAGRQVVELETGLVWPAEVASWQDAVQAYFATSASRLRCYGADDFCAPVASGSAAADALVVVPASMGCLGRLAAGISSNLIERAADVMLKENRPLLLVPRETPLSRIHLANLLRLAEAGAVIVPAMPAFYTQPRSIDDLIHFVVGKLLDQLGIAHQLFVRWGAAAPTGGNGDSGSCSYVDCD from the coding sequence GTGGCCCTTACCGGCGCCTCCGGCGCCTGTTACGGTATTGAACTGGTGCGCCAGCTGCTGGCGGCGGATTGCCGCGTGTCGCTGCTGGCTTCGCGTGCCGGTCGTCAGGTGGTGGAGCTGGAAACCGGCCTGGTCTGGCCGGCCGAGGTCGCCAGTTGGCAGGACGCGGTGCAGGCCTATTTTGCCACCAGCGCCAGCCGGTTGCGTTGCTATGGCGCGGATGATTTTTGCGCCCCGGTGGCCAGCGGGTCGGCGGCGGCGGATGCCCTGGTGGTGGTGCCGGCCTCCATGGGCTGCCTGGGACGCCTGGCGGCCGGTATCAGCAGCAATCTGATTGAGCGCGCCGCTGATGTCATGCTCAAGGAAAACCGGCCGTTGCTGCTGGTGCCGCGTGAAACGCCCCTGAGTCGCATCCATCTGGCCAATCTGTTGCGCCTGGCCGAGGCCGGCGCCGTCATCGTGCCGGCCATGCCGGCGTTTTACACCCAGCCGCGCAGTATCGACGATCTGATCCATTTCGTTGTTGGCAAGCTGCTCGATCAGCTGGGGATTGCCCATCAGCTGTTTGTCCGCTGGGGCGCTGCGGCGCCGACCGGTGGCAATGGCGATAGCGGGAGCTGTTCTTATGTCGACTGTGATTGA
- the mqnC gene encoding cyclic dehypoxanthinyl futalosine synthase, with amino-acid sequence MLRRIEGKLAQGQSLDGEDALWLLQRADLLELGRLADAERVRRHPAGEVSFVVDRNVNYSNVCTCKCRFCAFYREEGAADAYLLDEATIFAKVQELVDHGGTQLLMQGGIHPTLRIDWFERLFRQLRQRFPMVQIHSLSPAEIVQIARLSQLSLEDCLHRLRAAGLQSIPGGGAEVLDDAVRQAISPNKISWKLWAEVMATAHRLGMQTTATLMFGSLETPHQLVQHLLRVREMQRQGGGFTAFISWSYQPNNTELGAELGAGGATGTDYLRVVALSRLVLDNIPNIQASWVTQGAKMAQIALLFGANDLGGTMLEENVVAATGVSFRMSQAELIELARDAGFIPVRRTTDYRVLERYPAPV; translated from the coding sequence ATGCTCAGACGGATTGAAGGCAAACTGGCGCAGGGCCAGTCCCTTGATGGCGAGGACGCCCTGTGGCTGTTGCAGCGTGCCGACCTGCTGGAGTTGGGCCGGCTGGCCGACGCCGAGCGGGTGCGCCGCCATCCGGCAGGCGAGGTCAGTTTTGTGGTGGACCGCAATGTCAACTACAGCAATGTCTGCACCTGCAAGTGCCGTTTCTGTGCCTTTTATCGCGAAGAGGGCGCGGCGGATGCCTACCTGCTCGATGAGGCGACTATCTTCGCCAAGGTGCAGGAACTGGTCGATCATGGTGGCACCCAGCTGCTGATGCAGGGCGGCATTCATCCGACCCTGCGCATCGACTGGTTCGAGCGGCTGTTCCGACAGCTGCGCCAGCGTTTTCCGATGGTGCAGATCCATTCGCTATCGCCGGCCGAGATTGTCCAGATCGCCCGGCTGTCGCAGCTGTCGTTGGAGGACTGTCTCCACCGGCTGCGGGCCGCCGGCCTGCAGTCCATTCCCGGCGGTGGGGCCGAGGTGCTCGACGACGCGGTGCGCCAGGCCATCTCGCCCAACAAGATCAGCTGGAAACTGTGGGCCGAGGTGATGGCCACGGCCCATCGGCTGGGCATGCAAACCACCGCGACGCTGATGTTCGGTTCCCTCGAAACGCCCCATCAGCTGGTACAGCACCTGCTGCGGGTACGCGAGATGCAGCGCCAGGGCGGTGGCTTCACCGCGTTCATCAGCTGGAGCTATCAGCCCAACAATACCGAGCTGGGCGCCGAACTGGGTGCTGGCGGCGCTACCGGCACGGACTATTTGCGGGTGGTGGCGCTGTCGCGCCTGGTGCTGGACAATATTCCCAACATTCAGGCCAGCTGGGTGACTCAAGGGGCTAAAATGGCCCAGATTGCCCTGCTGTTCGGCGCCAACGACCTGGGGGGGACCATGTTGGAAGAAAACGTGGTCGCCGCTACCGGCGTATCGTTTCGCATGTCACAGGCCGAGCTGATCGAGCTGGCGCGCGACGCCGGTTTTATTCCGGTGCGGCGTACCACCGATTACCGTGTGCTGGAACGCTACCCGGCGCCGGTCTGA
- the mqnE gene encoding aminofutalosine synthase MqnE yields the protein MSTVIERVRAALAAGERISDADALALFESDDLLAIGALAAQVNRRKNGERVFFNVNRHINYTNICVNQCRFCAFAREAGDPTGYAYHLDQILCKAAEAQAAGATELHLVGGLHPELPFEFYLRMMATLKANFPQLSIKAFTAVEIDYFARLADLPVEQVIRELKRLGLDSTPGGGAEILGETVRRQICPEKISGERWLEVTEKLHQAGLKSNATMLFGHVEGYADRVDHLARLRALQDRTGGFQAFIPLAFQPDNTRIPEARGPGGIDCLKTLAISRIYLDNFDHIKAYWIMLGLKVAQVALAFGVNDLDGTVVEEKIGHDAGADSPQALSKDEIIRQIQAAGKIAVERDTHYQPLRVYPAPAENADAQTD from the coding sequence ATGTCGACTGTGATTGAGCGGGTGCGCGCCGCCCTGGCAGCAGGTGAGCGCATCAGCGACGCCGACGCCCTGGCGCTGTTTGAATCGGACGATTTGCTGGCCATTGGTGCCCTGGCGGCGCAGGTCAACCGGCGCAAGAACGGCGAGCGGGTGTTTTTCAACGTCAACCGCCATATCAACTATACCAATATCTGTGTCAACCAGTGCCGCTTCTGCGCCTTTGCCCGCGAGGCCGGCGACCCGACCGGCTACGCCTATCACCTCGACCAGATTCTGTGCAAGGCCGCCGAAGCCCAGGCCGCTGGCGCCACCGAGCTGCATCTGGTGGGCGGGCTGCACCCGGAGCTGCCGTTTGAGTTCTACCTGCGCATGATGGCGACGCTCAAGGCCAACTTTCCGCAGCTGAGTATCAAGGCCTTTACTGCGGTGGAGATCGACTATTTCGCCCGCCTTGCCGATTTGCCGGTGGAGCAGGTTATCCGCGAGCTCAAGCGTCTGGGACTCGATTCGACTCCCGGTGGCGGCGCCGAGATTCTCGGTGAAACGGTCCGGCGCCAGATCTGCCCGGAGAAGATTTCCGGCGAGCGCTGGCTGGAGGTGACCGAAAAACTGCATCAGGCCGGCCTCAAGAGCAATGCCACCATGCTGTTCGGCCATGTTGAAGGCTATGCCGACCGGGTCGATCATCTGGCACGGCTGCGTGCCCTGCAGGATCGCACCGGCGGGTTTCAGGCCTTTATTCCGCTGGCGTTCCAGCCCGATAACACCCGCATTCCCGAGGCCAGGGGGCCCGGCGGCATCGATTGCCTGAAAACCCTCGCCATCAGTCGTATCTACCTGGATAATTTCGACCATATCAAGGCCTACTGGATCATGCTCGGCCTCAAGGTGGCCCAGGTGGCACTGGCCTTTGGTGTCAACGATCTTGACGGTACCGTGGTGGAGGAAAAGATCGGCCACGACGCCGGTGCCGATTCGCCCCAGGCCCTGAGCAAGGATGAAATCATCCGCCAGATTCAGGCCGCCGGCAAGATAGCGGTGGAGCGGGATACCCATTATCAGCCCTTGCGGGTCTATCCGGCGCCGGCGGAGAACGCGGATGCTCAGACGGATTGA
- a CDS encoding cation:proton antiporter produces MGLALLRAILGPTAFDRLMAVNLFGTKTVLFIAVLGFLTGRPDFLDIALVYALVNFLSTIAVLRFFEGRKAPAWYDTRDTDTQPAANAVTENPDGTAS; encoded by the coding sequence ATGGGCCTGGCACTGCTACGCGCCATCCTCGGTCCGACAGCCTTCGACCGACTGATGGCGGTCAACCTGTTTGGCACAAAAACCGTTTTATTCATCGCCGTGCTTGGGTTTCTCACCGGTCGGCCGGATTTTCTCGACATCGCCTTGGTCTACGCCCTGGTCAACTTCCTCAGCACCATCGCCGTGCTGCGTTTTTTCGAGGGACGCAAAGCGCCGGCCTGGTACGATACCCGCGACACAGACACCCAACCTGCGGCCAATGCCGTCACGGAGAACCCCGATGGCACTGCTTCTTGA
- a CDS encoding cation:proton antiporter subunit C, whose translation MTLAGHYNYWVAIFLMMTGFYVVISRGNLIKKLIGLNLFTTSVFILYISLGKVTGGTAPIAAPGVTLYSNPLPHVLILTAIVVGVATTAVGLALVVRIHESYGTIEEDEIRLRDESL comes from the coding sequence ATGACCCTGGCCGGCCATTACAACTACTGGGTGGCAATCTTCCTGATGATGACAGGTTTTTATGTCGTGATTTCGCGCGGCAACCTGATCAAGAAGCTCATCGGCCTGAACCTGTTCACCACCTCGGTGTTCATTCTCTACATCTCGCTGGGCAAGGTGACCGGCGGCACCGCGCCCATCGCCGCGCCGGGGGTGACACTGTATTCCAATCCTCTGCCCCATGTGCTGATTCTGACGGCCATTGTCGTCGGCGTGGCCACCACCGCCGTAGGCCTGGCGCTGGTGGTGCGGATTCATGAGAGCTACGGCACCATTGAGGAAGACGAAATCCGCCTGCGGGACGAATCGTTATGA
- a CDS encoding DUF4040 domain-containing protein, with protein MELLIDIVLLTFLAITALAISHVRKLFCAIMLASIFSLLCACLFVTMDAVDVAFTEAAVGTGIAGILMLGALRLTETREKRPPHQPWLALLVVCTTGAVLIYGTADLPAYGDPAAPIHQHVAPRYISQSQQEVGPPNFVTSVLASYRGFDTLGETLVIFTAGVSVVALLDFRSLRQFLRNRRRPSVMADHLVLRIVAKMFIPLILLFALYVQFHGDYGPGGGFQAGVIFASALILYTLTYGLAKALQVLPPRILYLLAAGGVLLYGGTGWLCVLRGGHFLDYRALASDPLVGQHLGILLIEAGVGMTVFAVMVLMFFAFSSRKEPQL; from the coding sequence ATGGAACTGCTGATCGATATTGTGCTGCTCACCTTTCTGGCCATTACCGCCCTGGCCATCAGCCATGTACGCAAGCTGTTCTGCGCCATCATGCTGGCCAGCATCTTCAGCCTGCTGTGCGCCTGCCTGTTCGTCACCATGGACGCCGTTGACGTCGCCTTTACCGAGGCGGCCGTCGGCACCGGCATCGCCGGCATTCTGATGCTCGGCGCCCTGCGCCTGACCGAAACGCGCGAGAAACGGCCGCCGCATCAGCCCTGGCTGGCGCTGCTGGTGGTCTGCACCACCGGCGCCGTGCTGATTTACGGCACCGCCGACCTGCCGGCCTACGGCGATCCGGCCGCTCCGATCCATCAGCATGTGGCGCCGCGCTACATCAGCCAATCCCAGCAGGAGGTCGGCCCACCCAATTTTGTCACCTCGGTGCTGGCCAGCTATCGCGGCTTCGACACCCTGGGGGAAACCCTGGTCATCTTCACCGCCGGAGTCAGTGTGGTGGCCCTGCTCGACTTTCGCAGCTTGCGCCAGTTTTTGCGCAACCGACGGCGTCCAAGCGTCATGGCCGATCATCTGGTGCTGCGCATCGTCGCCAAGATGTTCATACCACTGATTCTGCTGTTCGCCCTCTATGTCCAGTTTCATGGTGATTACGGCCCCGGCGGCGGCTTTCAGGCCGGCGTGATCTTCGCCAGCGCCCTCATCCTCTACACCCTGACCTACGGCCTGGCCAAGGCCCTGCAGGTTCTGCCGCCTCGCATCCTCTATCTGCTGGCCGCCGGTGGCGTTCTGCTTTACGGCGGCACCGGCTGGCTGTGTGTGCTGCGCGGCGGCCATTTCCTCGATTACCGCGCCCTGGCCAGCGATCCTCTCGTCGGCCAGCATCTCGGCATTCTGCTGATCGAGGCCGGCGTCGGCATGACGGTGTTCGCCGTGATGGTGTTGATGTTCTTCGCTTTCAGTTCCCGCAAGGAGCCCCAATTATGA
- a CDS encoding UbiA-like polyprenyltransferase has translation MSAWSASLWLPLRLKLRNLLEMIKFSHTIFAFPFALIGVVLAARASASLPSLSQLLWICLAMVGARSAAMGLNRLIDARIDALNPRTAERHIPAGRVSRREAWLLVAGAIALFELAAWALNPLCLALSPLVLAFLVLYSFAKRFTPYAHLILGLCLAAAPIGAWIALRGDVSLAIVLIGLAVLLWVAGFDVFYALQDVEFDRHQGLHSIPVWLGVEKSFAVVRAFHVGMVVLLLAVAPLAGLGTLYLIGVLAVAALLLYEHRLVRPGDLSRLDAAFFTMNGYISVVLFAFVLADTLVAL, from the coding sequence ATGTCTGCCTGGTCTGCCTCTCTTTGGCTGCCGTTGCGCCTGAAGCTGCGCAACCTGCTGGAGATGATCAAGTTTTCCCATACCATCTTCGCCTTCCCCTTTGCTCTGATTGGCGTGGTGCTGGCCGCCCGCGCCAGTGCCAGCTTGCCCAGCCTGAGCCAGCTGCTGTGGATCTGCCTGGCCATGGTGGGGGCGCGCAGCGCCGCCATGGGACTCAATCGCCTGATCGATGCGCGGATCGACGCGCTCAACCCGCGCACCGCCGAACGCCATATCCCGGCCGGCCGGGTCAGCCGGCGCGAGGCCTGGCTGCTGGTCGCCGGTGCCATCGCCCTGTTTGAACTGGCGGCCTGGGCGCTCAATCCGCTTTGCCTGGCCCTGTCACCGCTGGTGCTGGCCTTTCTGGTGCTTTATTCCTTTGCCAAGCGCTTTACCCCCTACGCTCATCTGATTCTCGGTCTGTGCCTGGCGGCGGCGCCCATCGGCGCCTGGATCGCCCTGCGCGGCGATGTCAGTCTGGCCATTGTCCTCATCGGTCTGGCGGTACTGTTGTGGGTGGCCGGTTTCGATGTTTTCTATGCCTTGCAGGATGTCGAGTTTGACCGCCACCAGGGACTGCATTCGATTCCGGTGTGGCTCGGGGTGGAAAAGTCCTTCGCCGTGGTGCGTGCCTTTCATGTCGGCATGGTGGTCCTGCTGCTGGCGGTGGCGCCACTGGCCGGGCTGGGAACACTGTATCTGATCGGTGTGCTGGCGGTGGCGGCTTTGCTGCTGTATGAGCATCGGCTGGTGCGACCGGGCGACCTGAGCCGGCTGGATGCGGCCTTCTTCACCATGAACGGCTACATCAGCGTGGTGCTGTTTGCCTTTGTTCTGGCCGATACCCTGGTGGCGCTGTGA
- the hisC gene encoding histidinol-phosphate transaminase produces MLPLRRNIAEMAGYVPGFQPADAERWIKLNTNENPYPPSPRVVEAIRNELGADGARLRQYPDAGSRAARAAAARLYGYDADWLILANGSDELLNNLIRAFAGEGDEVAYIHPSYSYYGTLIAIQGARPRTFGLTAQFKLADFPARYDGKLFFLTSPHAPLGFAFSLAEIEDLAQRCSGMLVVDEAYADFAADSAVTLVRRYPNLVVTRTFSKSYALAGMRLGLAVAHPEVVAALDKIRDHYHLDRLALVAAEAALEDQGYLRQRLAQVCATRERFSVRLRAAGYPVIASQANFVFVSAPDGNGQRLYQQLYDARILVRYFSDALLCHGVRISIGTDAEMDALLQVLGA; encoded by the coding sequence ATGTTGCCGCTGCGCAGGAATATCGCCGAAATGGCCGGCTATGTGCCGGGTTTTCAGCCCGCCGACGCCGAGCGCTGGATCAAGCTCAATACCAATGAGAACCCCTATCCGCCATCGCCACGGGTGGTCGAAGCGATCCGTAACGAGCTGGGGGCTGATGGTGCCCGTCTGCGCCAGTATCCCGATGCCGGCAGTCGGGCGGCGCGGGCGGCGGCGGCGCGTTTGTATGGCTATGATGCCGACTGGCTGATTCTGGCCAACGGCTCCGACGAACTGCTCAATAACCTGATCCGCGCCTTCGCTGGTGAGGGCGACGAGGTGGCCTACATTCACCCGTCCTATTCCTACTACGGCACCCTCATCGCCATTCAGGGCGCGCGGCCGCGCACCTTCGGCCTGACGGCGCAGTTCAAGCTGGCCGATTTTCCGGCTCGCTATGATGGCAAGTTGTTTTTTCTCACCAGTCCGCACGCGCCGCTGGGTTTTGCCTTCAGTCTGGCCGAAATCGAAGACCTGGCGCAGCGCTGCAGCGGCATGCTGGTGGTGGATGAGGCCTATGCCGATTTTGCCGCTGACAGCGCCGTGACACTGGTGCGGCGCTATCCCAATCTGGTGGTGACGCGTACCTTCTCCAAAAGCTATGCCCTGGCCGGTATGCGTCTGGGGCTGGCGGTGGCCCATCCCGAGGTGGTGGCGGCGCTAGACAAGATTCGCGATCACTACCATCTCGACCGTCTGGCGCTGGTGGCGGCGGAGGCGGCGCTGGAGGATCAAGGCTATCTGCGCCAGCGCTTGGCTCAGGTATGCGCCACCCGCGAACGCTTTTCCGTCCGGCTGCGCGCCGCCGGCTATCCGGTGATTGCGTCGCAAGCCAATTTCGTGTTTGTTTCCGCCCCTGACGGCAATGGTCAGCGGCTCTACCAGCAGCTGTATGACGCCCGTATTTTGGTGCGCTACTTCAGCGATGCGCTGCTGTGCCATGGTGTGCGCATCAGCATTGGTACCGATGCCGAGATGGACGCCCTGCTGCAGGTGCTCGGCGCCTGA
- a CDS encoding ribonuclease D, protein MSDVPLLTRTAQVEQLACQLARETVIAVDLEADSMHSYQEKVCLLQFSWQDQTALVDPLAGADLAALRPLMADGAITKIFHAADYDIRCLARDCAIEVRGLFDTMVACQLLGEERVGLADVLKKYFAIELDKSCQRADWSQRPLPEKMLRYAAEDTRHLQRLLAVLRPQLEEKGRLAWAREEFALLERARFRPQEGPAVLRFKGAAVLPPAQLAVLQTLLEWRETEACRRDCPPYKVIGNRELLALAQQQPTDEAALDKLVEVPARLRQRYGKALLRQVVAGQAVPAERWPRFARGERQPRDPAMEARLARLKKWRAAKAEQLGLEPGILINNASLEQLAAEQPRQLSQLEGLKDWQKTELAAELLPLVQN, encoded by the coding sequence ATGTCCGATGTCCCCCTGTTGACCCGTACGGCACAGGTTGAACAGCTGGCGTGCCAGCTGGCCCGTGAAACGGTTATTGCCGTTGATCTGGAAGCCGATTCGATGCATTCCTACCAGGAGAAGGTCTGCCTGTTGCAGTTCTCCTGGCAGGATCAGACCGCCCTGGTCGATCCGCTGGCCGGAGCCGATCTGGCGGCGCTGCGGCCGCTCATGGCTGATGGCGCCATCACCAAGATCTTTCATGCCGCCGATTATGATATCCGCTGTCTGGCGCGTGATTGCGCCATAGAGGTGCGTGGCCTGTTCGATACCATGGTGGCCTGTCAGTTGCTGGGCGAGGAGCGGGTGGGTCTGGCCGATGTGCTGAAGAAGTATTTTGCCATTGAGCTCGACAAAAGCTGCCAGCGGGCCGACTGGTCACAGCGGCCGCTGCCGGAGAAGATGTTGCGCTATGCCGCCGAGGACACGCGCCATTTGCAGCGGCTGCTGGCGGTGCTGCGGCCGCAGTTGGAGGAAAAAGGCCGTCTGGCCTGGGCGCGGGAGGAGTTCGCCCTGTTGGAGCGGGCGCGTTTCCGGCCCCAGGAAGGACCGGCGGTGCTGCGTTTCAAGGGCGCGGCAGTGCTGCCGCCGGCTCAGCTGGCGGTGTTGCAGACCCTGCTTGAATGGCGCGAAACCGAGGCCTGCCGCCGTGATTGTCCGCCTTACAAGGTGATCGGCAACCGGGAGTTGCTGGCGCTGGCCCAACAGCAGCCAACGGACGAGGCGGCACTGGATAAGCTGGTGGAAGTGCCGGCGCGGCTGCGCCAGCGTTATGGCAAGGCGCTACTGCGTCAGGTTGTTGCCGGTCAGGCCGTGCCGGCGGAACGCTGGCCACGCTTTGCGCGCGGTGAGCGCCAGCCGCGTGATCCGGCGATGGAGGCGCGACTGGCGCGGCTGAAGAAATGGCGCGCGGCCAAGGCGGAGCAGCTCGGGCTGGAGCCGGGGATTCTGATCAACAATGCCAGTCTTGAACAGCTGGCGGCGGAGCAACCCCGCCAGCTGTCGCAGCTTGAGGGCCTCAAGGACTGGCAAAAAACCGAACTGGCTGCCGAGCTGCTGCCCTTGGTGCAGAACTAA
- a CDS encoding Na+/H+ antiporter subunit E, with protein sequence MRHSATPRSLRHALFLILLLGLFWLLLSGHTDPLMLAFGALSVLLTLYIALRMAVVDEESLPFDLPARLLLYWLWLAVEVAKSTWDVTLRIWRLRPDISPTVIPIEASQKTPLGLMLYANSITLTPGTLCMNVSGNQLLVHALSRAAADDLLAGAMDRRVSALEPTDEQR encoded by the coding sequence ATGCGCCATTCCGCCACGCCCCGCTCTCTGCGCCACGCCCTTTTTCTCATCCTGCTGCTCGGACTGTTCTGGCTGCTGCTATCCGGCCATACCGATCCGCTGATGCTGGCTTTCGGTGCCCTGTCGGTGTTGCTGACCCTCTACATTGCCCTGCGCATGGCGGTGGTGGACGAAGAATCATTGCCCTTTGATTTGCCGGCCCGCCTGCTGTTGTACTGGCTGTGGCTGGCCGTTGAGGTGGCCAAATCCACCTGGGATGTAACCCTGCGCATCTGGCGCCTCCGCCCCGACATCAGCCCCACGGTCATCCCTATCGAAGCCAGCCAGAAAACGCCTCTGGGGTTGATGCTTTACGCCAACTCCATCACCCTCACGCCCGGCACCCTGTGCATGAATGTTTCCGGCAATCAGCTGCTGGTACACGCCCTGAGTCGTGCCGCGGCCGACGATCTGCTCGCCGGCGCGATGGATCGGCGGGTAAGCGCTCTGGAGCCGACCGATGAACAGCGCTAA
- the mutY gene encoding A/G-specific adenine glycosylase, translating to MLPRRQTPASEAPGPAQGCCLTEPAALVTELLAWYRRCGRDLPWRRTRDPYRIWLSEIMLQQTGVQAVQDYYRRFLERFPNLAALAAASLDEVLALWAGLGYYSRARNLHAAACQLVAEQQGCFPMEVEQLMQLPGIGRSTAGAIRSIAFDRPGPILDGNVRRVLCRLLALQLPPRSPAAERQLWHWAERLTPTAAAHDYAQAIMDLGALICRPRQPDCDRCPLAGHCHGRRLGLQQQLPLRSRRPAVPLRLEVALLIETPHGIAVRQRPLRGLLGGLWEFPCLQLAQEADAAAAEIGLLQQLQQQLGLRDLAQPLGQVRHVYSHFRLQLYAYRILLGGTADLPADWRWLTPEQLSAWPLHGSHAKILPLLSAAPGRALSLAKEALCPCPMSPC from the coding sequence ATGCTGCCACGTAGGCAGACGCCGGCAAGCGAGGCTCCGGGGCCGGCGCAGGGCTGTTGCCTGACGGAGCCGGCCGCGCTGGTGACCGAGCTGCTGGCTTGGTATCGCCGCTGCGGCCGTGACCTGCCCTGGCGCCGGACGCGCGACCCCTACCGCATTTGGCTGTCTGAAATCATGTTGCAGCAGACGGGTGTCCAGGCGGTACAGGACTACTACCGCCGCTTTCTCGAACGTTTTCCAAATCTGGCAGCGCTGGCGGCGGCGTCGCTGGATGAGGTTCTGGCACTTTGGGCCGGGCTGGGTTACTACAGTCGGGCGCGCAATCTGCACGCCGCTGCCTGCCAACTGGTGGCCGAGCAGCAGGGCTGTTTTCCGATGGAAGTGGAGCAGTTGATGCAGCTGCCCGGCATTGGCCGCTCGACGGCTGGCGCCATCCGTTCCATCGCCTTCGACCGGCCGGGACCGATTCTCGACGGCAACGTGCGGCGGGTGCTGTGCCGACTGCTGGCACTGCAGCTGCCGCCGCGCAGTCCGGCGGCCGAACGGCAGCTGTGGCATTGGGCCGAGCGGTTGACGCCGACAGCGGCGGCCCACGATTATGCCCAGGCGATCATGGATCTGGGGGCGCTGATCTGCCGTCCGCGTCAGCCAGACTGCGACCGTTGTCCGCTGGCCGGTCACTGCCATGGCCGGCGCTTGGGGCTGCAGCAACAGTTGCCCCTGCGCAGTCGCCGTCCTGCTGTGCCTTTGCGGCTGGAGGTGGCGCTGCTGATAGAAACGCCGCACGGCATCGCCGTGCGCCAGCGACCGTTGCGGGGACTGCTTGGCGGACTGTGGGAATTTCCCTGTCTGCAACTGGCCCAGGAAGCGGATGCGGCGGCCGCCGAAATCGGCCTGTTGCAGCAGCTGCAGCAGCAGCTCGGCCTGCGCGACCTGGCCCAGCCGCTGGGACAGGTGCGCCACGTTTACAGTCACTTTCGCCTGCAGCTGTATGCTTACCGGATACTTCTGGGTGGCACGGCCGATCTGCCGGCCGATTGGCGCTGGCTGACGCCAGAACAATTGTCTGCCTGGCCGCTGCACGGCAGTCATGCCAAAATCCTGCCGCTTTTGTCCGCCGCGCCGGGCAGGGCGTTGTCTCTTGCCAAGGAAGCGTTGTGCCCATGTCCGATGTCCCCCTGTTGA
- the mnhG gene encoding monovalent cation/H(+) antiporter subunit G, with product MALLLDLMTAVFLLLGSLIGLTGGIGVHRLPDFFTRLHACGLTDSACAFLVLTGLMLQSGWSLVSLKLIFILIFLLVTSPTASHALAKTALGCGEQPLSQRGTED from the coding sequence ATGGCACTGCTTCTTGATTTGATGACGGCAGTGTTTCTGCTGCTCGGCAGCCTGATCGGACTTACCGGCGGCATCGGCGTCCATCGCCTGCCGGACTTCTTCACCCGGCTGCATGCCTGCGGCCTCACCGATTCAGCCTGTGCCTTTCTGGTACTGACCGGCCTGATGCTGCAAAGTGGCTGGTCGCTGGTCAGCCTGAAACTGATCTTTATCCTGATCTTTTTGCTGGTGACCAGTCCGACAGCCAGCCATGCCCTGGCCAAAACCGCCCTGGGCTGCGGGGAACAACCGCTGTCGCAGCGGGGCACGGAGGACTGA